A window from Streptomyces sp. NBC_00271 encodes these proteins:
- a CDS encoding HNH endonuclease, with protein MSRRHRTGHMRGAKGRRKRLDLARRDGARCFYCRTPFTDPATEATFDHYLPYALWPTNVHCNLVLACQGCNHAKGDTLPLGLLLALRPWLTRAQLAVAA; from the coding sequence GTGAGCCGCCGCCACCGCACCGGCCACATGCGCGGCGCCAAAGGCCGCCGCAAGCGCCTCGACCTCGCCAGGCGTGACGGCGCCCGCTGCTTCTACTGCCGCACCCCGTTCACCGACCCGGCCACCGAGGCGACCTTCGACCACTACCTGCCGTACGCGCTGTGGCCCACGAACGTGCACTGCAACCTCGTCCTCGCCTGCCAGGGCTGCAACCACGCCAAGGGCGACACGCTGCCCCTCGGCCTGCTGCTCGCCCTGCGCCCGTGGCTCACCCGCGCGCAGCTGGCGGTGGCCGCATGA